From a region of the Phaseolus vulgaris cultivar G19833 chromosome 6, P. vulgaris v2.0, whole genome shotgun sequence genome:
- the LOC137833338 gene encoding uncharacterized protein: MPIIEVPASPPHLEAPLAIQAQEGGGESQHQTPPVPPALASSLPDPFKETLGPFAAQLKTMAEDLPSLVSRAVKDSLKKLQEENSELKESNLMIRPEAEKLTCNLLMNEMEHSRLEDALDAELRNTRKEATDLRQKLHLQLQEKFDLESKLVPLRVKVEDLEAARKAEASKVDRIEKRSADREILLGKVEADRDKALAELSQAREEATKVTAKLAQARDESEKATEELARAHEEKEGLKNQIRELEQSAAQILTSGFEAALEQMSCQYPELDLSMLSICNEVVDGKIVPFED, encoded by the coding sequence ATGCCTATAATAGAAGTTCCAGCCTCACCACCACACCTGGAAGCCCCCCTTGCTATACaagctcaagagggtggtggtgaaagccAACATCAAACTCCACCAGTACCTCCAGCATTAGCCTCAAGCCTCCCAGATCCCTTTAAAGAGACCTTGGGACCCTTCGCAGCTCAACTGAAGACCATGGCGGAAGATCTCCCTTCGCTTGTATCAAGGGCTGTGAAGGACTCACTCAAGAAGCTTCAAGAGGAAAACTCCGAGCTTAAGGAGTCAAATCTTATGATAAGGCCTGAGGCTGAAAAGCTCACTTGCAATCTGCTGATGAATGAAATGGAacattcaaggctggaggatgCGCTGGATGCTGAGCTAAGGAACACACGCAAGGAAGCCAccgatctgcgccaaaaactgcacctccaactCCAAGAGAAATTTGACTTGGAGAGCAAGTTGGTCCCACTTAGGGTCAAGGTGGAGGATTTGGAGGCTGCACGAAAGGCTGAAGCTTCCAAGGTGGATAGAATTGAAAAGAGATCGGCAGATAGGGAGATCCTTTTGGGGAAGGTCGAGGCAGACAGGGATAAGGCTCTCGCTGAGCTCTCCCAAGCTCGTGAGGAAGCCACAAAGGTTACTGCAAAGCTTGCCCAAGCTCGGGATGAGAGTGAGAAAGCTACTGAAGAACTTGCTCGAGCTCATGAGGAAAAGGAAGGACTGAAGAATCAAATACGTGAGCTCGAGCAGAGTGCTGCTCAAATCCTCACTTCTGGGTTCGAAGCTGCTCTGGAGCAAATGTCATGCCAATATCCTGAGCTCGACCTTTCCATGTTGTCAAtctgcaacgaagtggtggatgggaagattgtaCCTTTTGAAGACTAA